The following nucleotide sequence is from Gemmatimonas sp..
ACGCCGAAGAGCCAACTGAACGGCGTCACGGCGCCACGAACGAGTCGCGCACCGACAGCGTCAGAATCCCAGACATGCGAAATGAACGCGCGCCCACCGGTGCCGAGACTCATCCCGTCACGCGCGCGTCGACGCGTTTGAGAGCCTCTCGACGCGCGCGACCGCATCACGCATCCGCTGTGCGAACGCTTCGGTGCGCGCCGCCGCAGCACGGACATCGGGATCATCCAACACGACCGGCTCGCCGTACTCGATCGTGACGCGCGCAAATGGCTTCGGAATCTCGAATCCATCCCAGCTGCGCAACTGCCATTTACGATCGACATGGGCTACGAGTGACACCACGGGCGCGCCGGCCCGATGCGCGAGCACCAGCGCTCCCGGAGCGAAGCTGTAACGCGGTCCGCGCGGCCCATCAGGGGTGATGGCCATGTCGGCACCACGCTTGAGCACCTGCACCGCCTCGAGCAGCGCCCGCGTGCCTCCCCGCGACGATGATCCGCGAACGCCGAAGAAACCGAACGTTCCCACGATGCGCGCGATGATCTCGCCATCTTTGTGCTCACTGATCATCACGCCGGTGGGCTGACGGTGCGCCCACAAGATCGGCAGCATCTGTCCGTGCCAAAGCGTGAACACCACGCGCGAGTCCTCGGGCGCGCGATCGAGCAGCGCCTGCCGTCCGTGC
It contains:
- a CDS encoding lysophospholipid acyltransferase family protein, with product MPERNVPDREPPAPRTSSAAFDWRTRVAITLGTWVLYALGATWRVKVHGRQALLDRAPEDSRVVFTLWHGQMLPILWAHRQPTGVMISEHKDGEIIARIVGTFGFFGVRGSSSRGGTRALLEAVQVLKRGADMAITPDGPRGPRYSFAPGALVLAHRAGAPVVSLVAHVDRKWQLRSWDGFEIPKPFARVTIEYGEPVVLDDPDVRAAAARTEAFAQRMRDAVARVERLSNASTRA